One window of Desulfovibrio sp. Fe33 genomic DNA carries:
- a CDS encoding TRAP transporter small permease, with amino-acid sequence MIHFLDRASELVARALAVLAGLFLVSMMLLACANMVLRAVWVPVQGTFELMGFLGAVVAAFSLAFAQRRKAHIAVGILLSRFPAWFRRLADAATNALSCGFFLLAGVETWKWASFLVQTGEVSETLQIVYYPFVFASAAGCVALAFVLAVDTLKALTEEKVA; translated from the coding sequence ATGATACATTTCCTTGATCGCGCAAGCGAGCTGGTCGCCAGGGCTTTGGCCGTGCTGGCCGGTCTTTTTCTCGTCTCCATGATGCTCCTGGCCTGCGCCAACATGGTCCTGCGGGCCGTGTGGGTCCCGGTACAGGGGACCTTCGAACTGATGGGCTTTCTCGGCGCGGTGGTGGCCGCCTTTTCCCTGGCTTTCGCCCAGCGCCGCAAGGCGCACATCGCCGTGGGCATCCTGCTGTCGCGCTTCCCGGCCTGGTTCCGCCGCCTGGCCGATGCGGCCACCAACGCCCTGTCCTGCGGTTTCTTCCTGCTGGCCGGAGTGGAAACCTGGAAATGGGCCAGCTTCCTGGTGCAGACGGGCGAAGTCTCCGAGACCCTGCAAATAGTCTATTACCCCTTCGTGTTCGCTTCCGCGGCCGGTTGCGTCGCCCTGGCTTTCGTACTGGCAGTGGACACGCTCAAGGCGCTTACCGAGGAGAAGGTGGCATAA
- a CDS encoding TRAP transporter substrate-binding protein: protein MRKPTTALVSCLVLVCLLAVPALAGTMVTYANFPPPKTFPAVQMERWKTEVEKRTGGELTVQTFPGSTLLGAKNMLRGVQTGQADIGCISIAYYPGVFPLMSAVNLPVAFTSTEAASLTMWDLFLKYQPKEFKDVKVLTMFTSAPSQIMSKEPVRTLADLKGMELRASGSILRVLNGLGARGVGMPMSETPEALQKGVVKGVVSSFDVLKDFNFAESCRHETIANLPVYPFAVIMNKARWESLPDDVKMVLDDMAREQAQWTGQYLDNHINESLEWAREQYQVEVHKLTPEEHAELKKLGEPLVEDWKADCAKAGIDAEAVLKDLLELQAKYESL, encoded by the coding sequence ATGCGAAAACCGACGACCGCGCTGGTCTCGTGCTTGGTCCTGGTCTGCCTTCTGGCGGTCCCGGCACTGGCCGGAACCATGGTGACCTATGCCAACTTCCCGCCCCCCAAGACCTTCCCCGCCGTCCAGATGGAGCGCTGGAAGACCGAGGTGGAAAAGCGCACGGGCGGCGAACTGACCGTCCAGACCTTCCCCGGCTCCACCCTGCTCGGCGCCAAGAACATGCTCCGCGGCGTGCAGACCGGACAGGCCGACATCGGCTGCATTTCAATCGCTTACTATCCCGGCGTGTTCCCCCTCATGTCCGCCGTCAACCTGCCCGTGGCCTTCACCTCCACCGAGGCGGCCAGCCTGACCATGTGGGACCTGTTCCTCAAGTACCAGCCCAAGGAATTCAAGGACGTCAAGGTCCTGACCATGTTCACCTCGGCTCCGTCCCAGATCATGAGCAAGGAGCCGGTGCGGACCCTGGCCGATCTCAAGGGCATGGAACTGCGCGCCTCCGGCTCCATCCTCCGTGTGCTGAACGGCCTGGGCGCCCGGGGCGTGGGAATGCCCATGTCCGAAACGCCTGAAGCCCTGCAAAAGGGCGTGGTCAAGGGCGTGGTCTCCTCCTTCGACGTGCTCAAGGATTTCAATTTCGCCGAAAGCTGCCGCCACGAAACCATCGCCAACCTGCCGGTATACCCCTTCGCCGTCATCATGAACAAGGCCAGGTGGGAATCCCTGCCCGACGATGTGAAGATGGTCCTCGACGACATGGCCCGCGAACAGGCCCAGTGGACCGGGCAGTACCTGGACAACCACATCAACGAATCCCTGGAGTGGGCCAGGGAGCAATATCAGGTGGAAGTCCACAAGCTCACGCCCGAAGAACACGCCGAGCTCAAGAAGCTGGGCGAACCGCTGGTCGAAGACTGGAAGGCGGACTGCGCCAAGGCCGGCATCGACGCCGAAGCCGTGCTCAAGGACCTGCTCGAGCTTCAGGCCAAGTACGAATCCCTGTAA